In one Chitinophaga sancti genomic region, the following are encoded:
- the folD gene encoding bifunctional methylenetetrahydrofolate dehydrogenase/methenyltetrahydrofolate cyclohydrolase FolD — translation MQILDGKLVSAAIKAQLAEKVTELKALGQKVPHLAAILVGNNPASETYVASKVKSCAEIGYNSTLLRFDEKISEKHLLDNITLLNENADIDGILVQLPLPKHINEEVVINTIDPSKDVDGFHPVNVGKMVSGLPTFIPATPYGIMLMLEHYNVPTKGKHAVVIGRSHIVGTPVSILLSRNSYPGNCTVTLTHSHTPNLKELCLQADIIVAAIGRPNFVTADMVKEGAVIVDVGINRIEDASKKSGFRLVGDVDFNAVAEKCSFITPVPGGVGPMTIAALLKNTYHAAVGQKGNMN, via the coding sequence ATGCAAATTTTAGACGGTAAACTTGTATCAGCGGCTATCAAAGCCCAACTGGCAGAAAAGGTAACTGAACTGAAGGCTTTAGGTCAAAAAGTTCCTCACCTGGCTGCCATCCTGGTAGGCAACAACCCTGCCAGCGAAACATACGTTGCTTCAAAAGTTAAATCTTGCGCAGAGATTGGTTACAACTCTACCCTGCTTCGTTTCGATGAAAAAATCTCCGAAAAACATCTGCTGGACAATATCACCCTGCTGAATGAAAATGCAGATATTGACGGTATTCTTGTACAATTACCACTTCCCAAACATATCAACGAAGAAGTTGTAATCAATACCATCGATCCAAGCAAGGACGTAGACGGATTCCACCCGGTAAATGTTGGTAAAATGGTCAGCGGCCTGCCTACCTTCATCCCTGCTACTCCTTATGGTATCATGCTGATGCTGGAACACTACAATGTGCCAACCAAAGGCAAGCATGCTGTAGTGATTGGCCGTAGTCACATCGTAGGTACACCTGTCAGCATCCTGCTGAGCAGAAACAGCTATCCCGGCAACTGCACCGTTACCCTTACACACTCTCACACACCTAACCTGAAAGAACTTTGCCTGCAGGCAGATATCATCGTAGCAGCCATCGGTCGTCCGAACTTCGTGACTGCCGATATGGTGAAAGAAGGTGCCGTGATCGTGGATGTAGGGATCAACCGAATTGAAGATGCTTCCAAAAAATCCGGTTTCAGACTGGTAGGTGATGTGGATTTCAATGCGGTAGCAGAGAAATGTAGCTTTATCACACCGGTTCCGGGGGGCGTAGGCCCAATGACCATCGCAGCATTGCTGAAGAATACCTATCATGCGGCTGTAGGTCAGAAAGGGAACATGAATTAA
- a CDS encoding 7-carboxy-7-deazaguanine synthase QueE, whose protein sequence is MSTTATYQHVRTLPVMERFYTIQGEGNYQGCAAYFIRLGGCDVGCHWCDVKDSWEADRHPQLELTDLVSEAASYPGRIAVITGGEPLMHNLDALTADLHAAGFRTHIETSGSSPLSGNWDWITLSPKKFKAPLPEICALANELKVVIFNKSDFAWAEKYAALAGPHCKLYIQPEWNKAAEMTPLIIDYIKDHPKWQLSLQVHKYINVP, encoded by the coding sequence ATGTCAACGACTGCCACATATCAACACGTACGTACCCTGCCTGTAATGGAACGCTTTTACACCATCCAGGGTGAAGGTAATTACCAGGGCTGTGCAGCTTATTTCATCCGCCTCGGTGGTTGTGATGTAGGCTGTCATTGGTGCGATGTGAAAGATAGCTGGGAGGCAGATCGTCATCCCCAGCTGGAATTGACAGATCTCGTGAGTGAAGCAGCCAGTTATCCTGGCCGTATTGCCGTAATCACTGGCGGTGAGCCATTAATGCACAACCTGGATGCGCTGACTGCAGACCTCCATGCAGCCGGTTTCCGCACACATATAGAAACTTCAGGATCCTCTCCTCTTTCCGGTAATTGGGACTGGATAACATTATCCCCCAAGAAATTCAAGGCACCCCTGCCTGAGATCTGTGCCCTTGCCAATGAACTGAAAGTGGTGATTTTTAATAAGAGTGATTTTGCCTGGGCAGAGAAATATGCTGCGCTTGCGGGCCCTCATTGTAAACTGTATATTCAGCCGGAATGGAACAAGGCTGCAGAAATGACACCATTGATCATTGATTATATCAAGGACCATCCGAAATGGCAGCTTTCTTTGCAGGTGCACAAGTATATTAATGTACCCTGA
- a CDS encoding OmpA family protein, which translates to MAKFPILLSCLVISLGVHAQVVTYDNAKKKAQKSFDNAQLAVSEYKTEDAIIYLQEAVRAEPGFTDAYGQMTISYVELKKYDEAISAFENLKRLDSASIRPALLAYSKALGGVGRFTEALASINLYIATTKVKNPKAEALQKTFTYAAKEAAHPVPFKPVNLGDNVNTKDGEYFPSLTIDNQMLVFTRRVNGKNEDFYVSERDDSMHWKKAYNLGAPVNSPQFNEGAQNISQDGNTIVFTGCNFPNGRGSCDIYYAIRTEEGLWVEPMNLGNPINTRDWESQPCLSPDKQTLYFARETADAGSDIFMSEMQANGRWGTPERLGPNINTPGDESTPFIHADNQTLYFASNGRPGFGGMDLFYSRRQPDGSWGPAVNLGYPINTMDEEASMVVAADGKTAYYASDRTDSRGSLDIYSFELYPAARPLKTLYVRGYVFDAKNQKRLVANIELQDLETGQTMADIKSDLLGNYLVALPVGRDYGLNVNKKGYLFHSENFSLKGAEKDTGYFREVPLVPLDTSAIMVLNNVFFASREYTLKAESYVELNRLVGLMKENPTMIVEISGHTDDVGNDQINLTLSDKRAQAVVQYLEQKGIEAERLVAKGYGESKPVADNETPEGRAQNRRTEFKIIKL; encoded by the coding sequence ATGGCTAAATTCCCAATATTGCTGAGTTGTCTTGTGATTAGCCTGGGTGTGCATGCTCAGGTGGTAACCTATGATAACGCTAAGAAAAAAGCACAGAAGAGTTTTGACAATGCACAGTTGGCGGTTTCGGAGTATAAAACGGAAGATGCTATTATTTATTTACAGGAAGCAGTACGGGCTGAGCCCGGATTTACGGATGCTTATGGACAAATGACGATTTCCTATGTAGAGTTAAAGAAATACGATGAGGCGATCAGTGCTTTTGAAAATTTGAAACGGCTGGATAGCGCGTCTATCCGACCTGCCCTGCTGGCATACTCGAAAGCCCTGGGAGGTGTGGGCAGATTTACTGAAGCCCTGGCTAGCATCAATCTTTACATTGCGACTACAAAGGTTAAGAATCCAAAAGCAGAGGCCCTGCAAAAAACTTTCACCTACGCTGCCAAAGAAGCAGCCCACCCGGTACCCTTCAAACCCGTTAACCTGGGTGATAACGTAAATACCAAGGATGGTGAATATTTCCCTTCGCTGACGATCGACAATCAAATGCTTGTATTTACCCGCAGGGTGAATGGCAAGAATGAGGATTTCTATGTGTCAGAAAGAGATGATAGCATGCACTGGAAAAAGGCTTACAACCTGGGTGCGCCAGTGAACTCTCCACAATTCAATGAAGGTGCACAAAACATTTCCCAGGATGGAAATACGATCGTGTTTACAGGATGTAATTTCCCCAACGGACGTGGCAGCTGCGATATTTACTACGCTATCAGAACAGAAGAAGGACTCTGGGTAGAACCAATGAACCTGGGAAACCCGATCAATACCAGGGACTGGGAGTCTCAGCCTTGTCTTTCTCCTGATAAACAGACCTTGTATTTTGCCCGGGAAACTGCGGATGCCGGTTCTGATATTTTCATGAGTGAAATGCAGGCCAATGGCAGATGGGGTACTCCTGAAAGACTGGGTCCAAACATCAATACGCCTGGTGATGAAAGTACGCCGTTTATTCATGCGGATAACCAGACTTTGTACTTTGCCTCTAACGGACGACCGGGTTTTGGTGGCATGGACCTCTTCTATTCCCGCAGACAGCCGGATGGCAGCTGGGGCCCCGCTGTAAACCTGGGTTATCCTATCAATACAATGGATGAAGAAGCCAGTATGGTAGTGGCAGCTGATGGTAAAACTGCGTATTATGCTTCTGATCGTACAGATAGCCGGGGATCCCTGGATATCTATAGCTTTGAATTGTATCCTGCTGCCAGGCCGCTGAAAACTCTGTATGTAAGAGGATATGTGTTTGATGCAAAAAACCAGAAACGCCTGGTTGCTAATATAGAGTTGCAAGACCTGGAAACAGGACAAACAATGGCAGATATCAAGAGTGATCTCCTGGGCAATTACCTGGTTGCATTGCCCGTGGGCAGGGATTATGGACTGAATGTAAATAAGAAAGGTTACCTGTTCCATTCTGAGAATTTCTCACTGAAAGGGGCGGAAAAAGATACCGGTTATTTCAGGGAAGTGCCTTTGGTACCGCTGGATACAAGTGCAATCATGGTATTGAACAACGTGTTCTTTGCGAGCAGGGAGTATACGCTGAAAGCAGAGTCTTATGTAGAGTTGAACAGGTTGGTAGGATTAATGAAAGAGAACCCAACGATGATCGTGGAAATCAGCGGACACACGGATGATGTTGGTAATGATCAGATCAACCTGACACTCTCTGATAAGCGTGCGCAGGCTGTGGTGCAATACCTGGAGCAGAAAGGGATAGAGGCGGAACGACTGGTAGCGAAAGGATATGGTGAAAGTAAGCCGGTGGCGGATAATGAAACCCCGGAAGGAAGAGCACAGAACAGGCGAACAGAGTTTAAGATTATTAAGTTATAA
- a CDS encoding 5'-nucleotidase, lipoprotein e(P4) family codes for MFSNRFPLFLACALLFACKAPKPAAQHAALAPYGPAFAALWQQRSAEYKALCFQAYNFARLRLNEDLQRGASKPMAIVTDIDETVLDNSPYNVHVALKGENYSDKTWQEWTSKAIADTVPGALSFLKYAAEKGVHVYYITNRSEAERGVTLQNLQRWNFPDADNEHLIPKTTTSSKEERRLQVAKTHEIILLMGDNLGDFSAIFEKQPADKREAATKQAAAEFGSRFIVLPNPMYGDWLPALFQYNYKQNIDSILQTQLKNY; via the coding sequence ATGTTTTCAAACCGCTTCCCACTTTTCCTCGCCTGCGCCCTCCTTTTCGCATGCAAGGCGCCAAAACCTGCAGCACAACATGCCGCCTTAGCGCCCTATGGTCCTGCATTTGCAGCCTTATGGCAACAGCGGTCTGCCGAATATAAAGCACTCTGTTTCCAGGCATATAACTTCGCCCGTCTTCGCCTGAACGAAGATCTGCAACGCGGCGCTTCTAAGCCAATGGCCATAGTTACAGACATTGATGAAACTGTATTAGACAACAGTCCATACAATGTACACGTTGCATTAAAAGGTGAAAACTACAGCGATAAAACCTGGCAGGAGTGGACCAGCAAAGCCATTGCAGACACCGTTCCCGGCGCATTATCCTTCCTGAAATATGCAGCAGAAAAAGGTGTACACGTGTATTACATCACCAACCGTTCCGAAGCAGAACGAGGCGTTACCTTACAAAACTTGCAACGCTGGAATTTTCCGGATGCAGATAATGAACACCTGATCCCTAAAACAACAACTTCCAGCAAAGAAGAAAGAAGACTGCAAGTGGCCAAAACACATGAAATAATTTTGCTGATGGGGGATAACCTGGGAGACTTTTCTGCCATCTTTGAAAAGCAGCCTGCTGATAAAAGGGAAGCCGCTACAAAGCAGGCTGCAGCTGAATTTGGCAGCAGGTTTATTGTATTACCAAATCCCATGTACGGAGATTGGTTACCTGCATTGTTCCAATATAATTACAAACAAAATATCGATTCAATATTGCAAACGCAACTAAAGAATTACTAG
- the dprA gene encoding DNA-processing protein DprA, with amino-acid sequence MQEETRYQIALTKIPQIGNKIAQQLMTYFGNAGSIFKAGSRELECLPMMGKVRANAIREFKDFRWVDREMTFLEHYKIAAISYLSPLYPQRLLHCYDNPFLLYYKGNANLNTKRIINVIGTRAPTSHGREVCANLIAGLEASNIMVVSGLAYGIDVLAHATALKHGMPTVGILAHGLDRIYPDVHAGTARQMVEQGGLLTEYARETMPDKPNFPKRNRIVAGMSDATVLIESGIKGGSMITADIANSYNRDVFAIPGRVGDEKSAGCHHLIKNHQAMLITDAEDILKAMNWDDVVKRPVVARQQELRVELSEEARQILGLFNKSEDYHIDYIYGRCPLPESRVASVIYQLEMDNLLRSMPGKRYQLV; translated from the coding sequence ATGCAGGAAGAAACACGTTATCAGATTGCACTTACAAAGATCCCACAAATAGGAAATAAGATAGCCCAACAGTTGATGACTTACTTTGGAAATGCGGGTAGCATATTTAAAGCGGGCAGCAGGGAATTAGAATGCCTGCCGATGATGGGGAAGGTGAGAGCGAATGCTATCAGGGAGTTTAAAGATTTTCGCTGGGTGGACAGGGAAATGACCTTCCTGGAGCATTATAAGATAGCCGCTATTAGTTATCTGTCACCACTTTATCCACAGCGATTACTGCATTGTTACGATAATCCTTTCCTCTTATATTATAAAGGGAATGCGAATCTGAACACGAAGCGCATTATTAATGTGATTGGCACGCGTGCCCCAACATCGCATGGCAGGGAGGTGTGTGCTAACCTGATAGCGGGATTGGAGGCCAGTAATATCATGGTAGTGAGTGGACTGGCATATGGCATAGATGTGCTTGCACATGCTACGGCATTAAAGCATGGGATGCCTACGGTAGGGATCCTGGCGCATGGGCTGGATAGAATTTACCCGGATGTGCATGCGGGTACAGCACGGCAAATGGTGGAGCAGGGTGGATTGCTGACGGAGTATGCCAGGGAAACGATGCCTGATAAGCCGAATTTTCCTAAGCGGAACAGGATAGTGGCAGGGATGTCGGATGCAACGGTGTTAATAGAGAGTGGGATCAAAGGTGGGTCGATGATTACGGCGGATATTGCTAATAGTTATAACAGGGATGTATTTGCAATACCGGGGCGCGTAGGTGATGAAAAGTCAGCGGGCTGTCATCATTTGATAAAGAATCATCAGGCGATGTTGATAACGGATGCGGAGGATATATTAAAGGCGATGAATTGGGATGATGTGGTGAAGCGGCCGGTAGTGGCAAGGCAGCAGGAATTGCGGGTGGAGCTGAGTGAGGAGGCGCGGCAGATATTAGGGCTTTTTAATAAGAGTGAAGATTATCATATAGATTATATCTATGGGAGGTGTCCTTTGCCGGAGAGCAGGGTGGCGTCTGTGATTTATCAGCTGGAGATGGATAATTTGTTGAGGAGTATGCCGGGGAAGCGGTATCAGCTGGTTTGA
- the guaB gene encoding IMP dehydrogenase, translated as MPAGKSKPKFVEDGLTFDDVLLVPAYSEVLPRDVNISTQLTKNLRLNIPMVSAAMDTVTEANLAISLARQGGIGILHKNMSIEKQAELVRKVKRSENGLILDPVTLHANASIGEALRLMKENSIGGIPIIDEQNKLVGILTNRDLRFERNMKRVVSEVMTSQNLVTAPEGTDLKKAERILQQNKIEKLPVVGKNGKLVGLITYRDILQLTSYPNAVKDEYGRLIVGAALGITPDVLDRAQALINVGVDVVCLDSSHGHSVGVLNGLKKLKKQFPKLQVIAGNVATGDGALALAEAGADAVKVGVGPGSICTTRVVTGAGFPQLSAVMNAAAALKKLGIPVIADGGIRYTGDMVKAIAAGASCVMAGSIFAGTEESPGETIIYEGRKFKSYRGMGSLEAMVEGSKDRYFQEEDDIKKLVPEGIVGRVPYKGMLAEVIQQFVGGLRAGMGLTGSKDIKALQAAQFIRISPATVKENHPHDVVITKEAPNYSR; from the coding sequence ATGCCTGCCGGAAAATCAAAACCGAAATTTGTAGAGGACGGACTTACCTTTGATGATGTACTTCTGGTTCCAGCCTACTCTGAAGTCTTGCCCAGAGACGTTAATATCAGCACGCAACTTACCAAAAACTTACGCCTGAACATTCCAATGGTCTCCGCTGCCATGGATACCGTAACTGAAGCTAATCTGGCCATCTCTTTGGCGCGCCAGGGTGGTATCGGTATTCTGCACAAGAATATGTCCATTGAAAAACAGGCCGAGCTAGTACGTAAGGTAAAGCGTAGTGAAAACGGGCTGATCCTCGATCCGGTAACCCTGCATGCAAATGCATCTATCGGAGAAGCTCTCCGCCTGATGAAAGAAAACAGCATCGGTGGAATTCCTATCATAGATGAGCAAAACAAACTCGTTGGTATCCTTACCAATCGTGACCTGCGCTTCGAAAGGAACATGAAACGCGTTGTAAGCGAAGTAATGACTTCTCAGAACCTTGTAACTGCTCCGGAAGGTACTGATCTGAAGAAAGCAGAGAGAATCCTTCAACAGAATAAAATTGAGAAATTACCAGTGGTTGGTAAGAATGGTAAACTCGTAGGTCTGATCACTTACCGTGATATCCTGCAGCTGACCAGCTATCCAAATGCTGTGAAAGATGAATATGGTCGTCTGATTGTAGGTGCAGCATTAGGTATTACTCCTGATGTACTGGACAGGGCACAGGCGCTCATCAATGTGGGTGTGGATGTAGTTTGTCTCGATAGCTCTCATGGTCACTCAGTAGGTGTACTGAATGGTTTGAAGAAACTGAAAAAGCAGTTCCCTAAACTACAGGTGATTGCAGGTAACGTAGCTACCGGCGATGGCGCACTGGCACTGGCAGAAGCAGGTGCTGATGCGGTGAAAGTGGGTGTTGGTCCTGGTTCTATCTGTACTACCCGTGTAGTAACAGGTGCTGGTTTCCCCCAGCTCTCCGCTGTTATGAATGCTGCTGCTGCCCTGAAAAAACTGGGGATCCCGGTGATTGCAGATGGTGGTATCCGTTATACCGGTGATATGGTAAAAGCTATCGCTGCAGGTGCATCCTGCGTAATGGCTGGTTCTATCTTCGCAGGTACCGAAGAAAGCCCTGGAGAAACTATCATCTACGAAGGACGTAAGTTCAAGTCTTATCGTGGTATGGGTTCCCTGGAAGCAATGGTTGAAGGTTCAAAAGATCGTTATTTCCAGGAAGAAGATGATATTAAGAAACTGGTGCCGGAAGGTATCGTAGGTCGCGTACCTTACAAAGGCATGCTGGCAGAAGTGATTCAGCAGTTTGTAGGCGGTCTGCGTGCTGGTATGGGTCTGACTGGTTCTAAAGATATCAAAGCGCTGCAGGCAGCACAGTTCATTAGGATCTCTCCTGCTACAGTGAAGGAAAATCACCCGCATGATGTGGTGATCACCAAGGAAGCACCGAACTATAGCAGATAA